The following proteins are co-located in the Vanessa atalanta chromosome 11, ilVanAtal1.2, whole genome shotgun sequence genome:
- the LOC125067528 gene encoding uncharacterized protein LOC125067528 → MSAQFSFLQANINHCAGAQDLLLQSMAEWGIDLAVACEPYYVPPLPHWVGDSDGTVAVLAKSGTGPSISLVERGSGYVVVGWGEYVVVGTYFSPNRSLAEFEIYLGFVRSAVARQSPKPTVVLGDLNAKLKPEEEKVRRLAERQQRDQPSPRKPHQTLPSADDHEDKIGTNQSQAEQS, encoded by the exons ATGAGCGCACAATTCAGCTTCCTTCAGGCTAATATCAACCATTGCGCCGGGGCTCAGGACCTACTactgcagtccatggcggagtgggGGATCGAtctggcggtggcctgcgagccctattaTGTCCCGCCCCTACCTCATTGGGTAGGGGACTCGGATGGTACCGTGGCGGTCCTCGCGAAAAGCGGAACGGGTCCCTCTATCTCACTCGTTGAAAGGGGCTCGGgttacgtagtggtggggtggggggagtacgtggTCGTTGGAACGTACTTCTCCCCGaaccgcagcctggctgagttcgagatctATCTCGGCTTCGTCAGatctgcggtggccaggcagtcgcctAAACCGACAGTGGTTCTTGGTGACctaaacgcaaa ATTGAAACCAGAAGAGGAGAAAGTACGCCGCCTTGCGGAACGCCAGCAGAGAGATCAGCCCAGTCCGAGGAAGCCTCATCAGACTTTACCATCTGCCGACGACCACGAAGATAAGATTGGAACCAATCAATCACAGGCTGAGCAAAGTTAA